A portion of the Sphaerochaeta pleomorpha str. Grapes genome contains these proteins:
- a CDS encoding sigma-54-dependent Fis family transcriptional regulator, translating into MSKILIIASGAHIASYAYKIQKEYHAEDSLIIVSAFMENAVEYIKEQMSDDIDVIVGRGNTAKMLRAAKLPYPIVEIPITNQDIYSAVEKAASLMNIKTGKLAYIGEEKALESAKVFLTKLGYRLSLYPCSTSQDIRTAVKLAKAALVKVIIGGIFANSIATAENIPCVILEASYESVLQAYQEALAVQEAAELRKKANLESRIILENISDGILAVDRSGIIRYCNKPASEMLQCQPDPAGLRVSDLLPEEENSMLSFTLDKGKRYTQHPAKIQDLNLLLTFAPVITGSQRNGAIVTLKPQSSVVPALESPPVAVKIGFQDMLGHAQTFRFAIQTARLSASDSLPVLIVGEYGTGKAILAKAIHGAHTKRGSFIVRSGKTIKIDDFLLCQGGSLYISKVEELDAQMQEHIAQICSERCLYLESGEILHVSFKLICSTETNLKEMTIGGQFSKNLYYMLASHIIALPPLRERGTDIELLFSHFLEESGLSFSGSLRAYPWPGNIQEMKTLARRLAQKNSDKGIITKEMVERELGEDAYFSVFAPGAKSVPPIPQANKTYLIGETFYTKEDLLSLKAYYNGKMTIMARQLNCSRSTLWRYFKEIEAERAV; encoded by the coding sequence ATGTCAAAAATACTTATTATTGCATCAGGTGCACATATAGCCAGTTATGCCTATAAAATCCAAAAAGAATACCATGCAGAGGATTCCCTTATCATTGTAAGCGCTTTTATGGAGAATGCTGTTGAATATATAAAAGAGCAAATGAGCGACGATATTGATGTTATCGTGGGAAGAGGCAATACCGCGAAAATGCTAAGAGCAGCAAAATTGCCCTATCCAATCGTAGAAATTCCTATTACGAACCAGGATATTTATAGTGCCGTAGAGAAAGCGGCCTCCCTCATGAATATAAAAACAGGGAAGCTTGCTTATATTGGAGAAGAAAAAGCTCTCGAGTCTGCAAAGGTTTTTCTCACGAAACTTGGATACCGGCTTTCTTTATACCCTTGTTCAACCAGTCAGGACATCCGTACCGCAGTCAAACTTGCCAAAGCGGCACTCGTGAAAGTCATCATTGGGGGGATCTTCGCGAATAGTATTGCCACTGCCGAGAATATCCCATGTGTAATCCTTGAAGCCTCCTATGAATCTGTACTACAAGCCTATCAAGAGGCGTTGGCTGTACAGGAAGCTGCGGAATTGAGGAAAAAAGCCAACTTGGAGAGTCGTATCATTCTTGAGAATATTTCCGATGGAATACTTGCTGTCGATAGATCCGGTATCATCAGATATTGCAATAAACCTGCTTCAGAGATGCTCCAATGCCAACCTGACCCTGCAGGGCTCAGGGTGTCTGATCTTTTGCCCGAGGAAGAGAACAGTATGCTGAGTTTTACCCTCGATAAAGGGAAGCGGTACACCCAGCATCCCGCTAAGATCCAGGATCTCAACCTCCTGCTCACGTTCGCCCCGGTGATTACAGGTTCCCAGAGAAATGGAGCCATAGTCACTTTGAAACCCCAATCGTCTGTCGTCCCTGCATTGGAGAGCCCCCCGGTTGCTGTGAAAATAGGTTTCCAGGATATGCTCGGCCATGCTCAAACTTTTCGCTTTGCCATTCAGACAGCTAGACTGAGTGCATCCGATTCATTGCCAGTTCTCATTGTCGGCGAATATGGAACAGGCAAGGCTATTTTGGCAAAAGCCATACATGGGGCACACACCAAACGAGGTTCATTCATTGTGCGAAGTGGAAAAACCATCAAGATTGATGATTTCCTCTTATGCCAGGGGGGTAGCTTGTATATCTCAAAAGTCGAAGAGTTGGATGCGCAGATGCAGGAGCACATTGCACAGATTTGCTCAGAGCGATGTCTCTATTTGGAGAGCGGGGAGATCTTGCATGTGAGTTTCAAACTCATCTGTTCCACCGAGACAAATCTCAAGGAAATGACCATAGGTGGTCAATTCAGCAAGAACCTATATTATATGCTGGCCTCACATATCATTGCACTCCCTCCTCTCCGTGAACGAGGAACGGATATCGAGCTGTTGTTCTCTCATTTTCTCGAAGAGAGTGGGCTTTCATTCTCAGGATCCCTTCGAGCATACCCTTGGCCGGGGAACATCCAGGAAATGAAAACACTTGCGAGGCGTCTGGCGCAGAAGAATAGTGACAAGGGAATCATAACGAAGGAAATGGTCGAGAGGGAGCTTGGAGAAGATGCCTATTTCTCGGTCTTTGCTCCAGGTGCAAAGTCTGTTCCCCCAATTCCCCAGGCAAACAAAACCTATCTCATCGGAGAGACATTCTACACAAAGGAAGACCTTCTTTCCCTTAAAGCATATTACAACGGAAAAATGACAATCATGGCCCGCCAACTTAATTGCAGCAGGTCCACGCTCTGGAGGTATTTCAAGGAAATCGAGGCAGAGCGAGCTGTGTGA
- a CDS encoding enolase C-terminal domain-like protein → MDQVPIGFPVEDEEICFSKAIYYNFNPIPVKSPWRDATGGFGSFIPLQGWIQLFDKDGYCGETFCSMGMINNILPLILTGETKKVSEWYQYIYWKLRNFGFQSGQIVDLGQLDLLMLDILARRHNKPLHRFLGAQKDWCSIYKGGGSLLSSDEDLVADMVRYVEEGNTTIKFKVGSDWGQNMERDVRRMKLVRDAVGSDIRIAVDANQVWSVDEALRFADLIRPYNPAWYEEPCHAHDMNAIKELKERGVGFKLGYGESMRNAFAFETYAEKGVDHLMPLVGRMCKMSDLLTIRSLCKKNGLMFSAGGTSWLNAAFGALFDENEPLENHEPMTQPMGEMLSVKCEEKNGRFYLPEIIGTPIRINFEKLSKERILDGVTYFYAERMNASFAVRAAY, encoded by the coding sequence ATGGATCAGGTACCAATCGGATTCCCTGTGGAAGATGAGGAAATCTGCTTTTCCAAAGCCATTTATTACAATTTCAATCCCATTCCTGTAAAGTCTCCATGGAGGGATGCCACCGGTGGTTTTGGTTCATTCATTCCGCTTCAAGGATGGATCCAACTGTTTGACAAAGATGGGTACTGTGGCGAGACCTTTTGTTCCATGGGCATGATCAATAATATTCTTCCTCTCATTCTTACTGGAGAAACAAAGAAGGTAAGCGAGTGGTATCAGTACATCTATTGGAAGCTCCGAAACTTTGGCTTTCAATCAGGCCAAATCGTAGATTTGGGTCAACTCGATCTTCTTATGCTGGATATACTGGCACGAAGGCACAACAAGCCGTTGCACCGCTTCCTTGGCGCTCAAAAAGACTGGTGTTCAATATACAAAGGGGGTGGTTCCCTTCTTTCATCTGACGAGGATCTTGTTGCAGATATGGTTAGGTATGTCGAAGAAGGCAATACTACCATAAAATTTAAAGTGGGAAGCGATTGGGGCCAAAATATGGAGCGTGATGTACGCCGCATGAAATTGGTTCGTGATGCAGTCGGATCTGATATCCGTATTGCAGTTGACGCAAACCAGGTATGGTCCGTCGACGAGGCACTCCGGTTTGCTGACCTTATCAGGCCATATAACCCAGCCTGGTATGAGGAACCTTGTCATGCTCACGACATGAATGCCATCAAGGAGCTGAAAGAGCGAGGCGTAGGATTCAAGCTTGGTTATGGGGAATCCATGAGAAATGCATTCGCTTTTGAAACCTATGCAGAAAAAGGGGTTGACCATCTCATGCCACTTGTTGGACGAATGTGCAAGATGAGCGACCTGCTCACTATCCGTTCGCTGTGCAAGAAGAATGGTCTTATGTTCTCTGCTGGTGGTACAAGCTGGCTCAATGCAGCGTTTGGGGCACTGTTTGATGAAAACGAACCGCTTGAGAATCATGAACCTATGACGCAACCGATGGGAGAAATGCTCAGTGTGAAGTGTGAAGAGAAGAACGGACGGTTCTATCTTCCAGAGATTATCGGAACACCTATCCGCATCAATTTCGAAAAACTTTCTAAAGAGCGAATTCTGGATGGCGTTACCTATTTTTATGCAGAAAGAATGAATGCATCTTTTGCAGTAAGGGCGGCATATTGA